TCCACCGATATCTAACGTACGAATGACAACTGGCTTTCCGTCCATTTCTTCAATGACTTTTTTGTAAGCTTCATATTGTTCGTCTTCTGTAGGGAAGTCGTCGCGTCCCATATAAAGAAATTCTGTACGGTATAAACCGACACCTTCTGCACCATTGTTTTTCACACCCTCTAGGTCATTAGGTGTTCCAATGTTCGCAACGAGTTCAACGAGTTCGCCGTCTTTCGTTTTTGAAGGTTCATGAACAAGTTTTGCCCACTCTCTTTTTTGTTCTTCGTGTTTTTCTTGTTTAGCACGATATGATGCTATCTCTTCATCTGATGGATCAATAATCACTGAACCTTCTAGTCCATCGACAATGACTGTAACACCTTTATCAGCATCGCTTGTGACAGATTTCGTCCCTACAACAGCTGGAATTTCCATTGAACGTGCCATAATCGCAGAATGAGAAGTACGTCCTCCAATGTTTGTCACAAATCCTTGAACAAATTGTTTATTTAACTGTGCTGTATCTGATGGCGTTAAATCATCTGCAACAATGACTACTTCTTCATCAATTTCTACAAGGGATGGAATTGGTCTCCCTAACACGTGCGCTAACACTCTAGTGGATACGTCACGAATGTCAGCAGCACGTTCTTTCATATATTCGTTATCCATTGATTCAAACATCGTAACAAATTGATCAGAAATTTCTTTTAACGCAAATGAAGCATTCACATTTTCGTTCTTCACTTTATTTCTTACTGTATCAACAAATTCCGGATCACTTAATACGAGTAAATGAGCCGAAAAAATTTCAGCATGCTCATCGCCTAGATCTTGCTTCGTTTTTTCTTTGATTTTTTCCAGCTCGCCTTTTGACGTCTCTAACGCTTTATCAAAAGCGTCGATCTCTTGATCTATATCAACATCCGTCTTTTTTTCCACACTTAAGTCTGGTGCTTCTAAAGAGAATGCTTTTCCGATCGCAATTCCGGCTGATGCTGGAATTCCTGTTAATATGTTTGACATTATTCAGATAATCCTTCTTTCATAATTTCTTCTAGTCCTAGAAGTGCTTCTTCTTCGTCTGGACCTTCAGCTTTAATTGTTACGTCTGCTCCTTTACCAACACCTAATGACATAACACCCATGATCGATTTTAAGTTTACAGATTTCCCGTTGTAATCCAACGTAATTTCTGATTCGTATTGTCCTGCTTTGTTTACTAGTTGAGTTGCTGGTCTAGCGTGGATCCCTGTTTCTGCTGTAATTGTAAATGTTTTTTCTGCCATGTGAAAACACTCCTTCAAATTATTATCTCTTTGGTATGATGCGAGTGATCATTTTGAACACAATTGTACCTATTACGTCTATTTTATTAGTACCCAATTTCTTATCATTTCACGCAAAAACACGTGCATTATGATGATAAAAAAAACAAAAAAAGCATGAGTAAATGGGTATATGAACAGAGGTATACATCACCTATGTAACTATTCATACACACGAATTTACTCATGCCTGATCGTATCAGTAACACGTAAAATGTGTTTTAGTTTTTATTTAATCGGTGTAAAAAAAGCGTAATATACATTGTTTCTATTTGAGAAATCTGCTGTTGTGTCGCTTTTTCAATCATTCGCACCATGTTTCGAGCAACATTATAGCACAGTTCACTTTCATCCTTCAATACTTCTATCATCTTTTTTTCAAAAGGAAGTTCACTTTCAATACTACGGTCAATCAGTGCTTTTAAATGATGAATGAGGCGTTGAAAGTAGATGCTCTCTTTATTTAACGGGCTTTCAAGCTTTTCTTCAGCATAAGAAATAGTGCGAGCAATAAGGTCTGATTTTTTATTAAATGGTGAATAGGGTCTTTCCCCAATTGCACTTTGGACATGTAACGTAATAAAACCAACTTCTGCTTCTGGAAGCTTTACACCGGTCTTATCATAGATAAGTTCAACAACTTCTTTTGCAATGTTATAAGTGTCTAAATAGAGCCACTTCGTTTCTGTAAGAAATGGGTTTTGAATTTCTGTGCCATCTTTTGTCCGTTGTATCGCTAAAACGAGATGTTGCGTTAAGGCATAATGAATTCTTTCGTGGAGTTCTACGCCTGTCCATTCATGAATCTTTTCAATCGCTTCATGAATCATTAAAAGGATTTCTTCTTCTTCTTTTGAAAGAA
The Bacillus shivajii DNA segment above includes these coding regions:
- the ptsP gene encoding phosphoenolpyruvate--protein phosphotransferase; the encoded protein is MSNILTGIPASAGIAIGKAFSLEAPDLSVEKKTDVDIDQEIDAFDKALETSKGELEKIKEKTKQDLGDEHAEIFSAHLLVLSDPEFVDTVRNKVKNENVNASFALKEISDQFVTMFESMDNEYMKERAADIRDVSTRVLAHVLGRPIPSLVEIDEEVVIVADDLTPSDTAQLNKQFVQGFVTNIGGRTSHSAIMARSMEIPAVVGTKSVTSDADKGVTVIVDGLEGSVIIDPSDEEIASYRAKQEKHEEQKREWAKLVHEPSKTKDGELVELVANIGTPNDLEGVKNNGAEGVGLYRTEFLYMGRDDFPTEDEQYEAYKKVIEEMDGKPVVIRTLDIGGDKELPYLDLPEEMNPFLGFRAIRLCLEKDDMFRTQLRALLRASSYGNLKIMFPMIATLDEFRQAKAILEEEKERLVADGVNVSDDIEVGIMVEIPSTAVMAKQFAKEVDFFSIGTNDLIQYTMAADRMNEQVSYLYQPYNPAILNLVKMVIDASHAEGKWTGMCGEMAGDEVAIPLLLGLGLDEFSMSATSVLPARSQIVNLTKEETKAVAEKALTLNTAEEVKQLVDETFLNN
- a CDS encoding phosphocarrier protein HPr, producing the protein MAEKTFTITAETGIHARPATQLVNKAGQYESEITLDYNGKSVNLKSIMGVMSLGVGKGADVTIKAEGPDEEEALLGLEEIMKEGLSE
- a CDS encoding PRD domain-containing protein — protein: MMSASIPYEVQKVLNNNVVIAQTPKNNEVILIGKGIGFGKKTGDELKETGFDKVFILADEEEQKKYKQLLSKEEEEILLMIHEAIEKIHEWTGVELHERIHYALTQHLVLAIQRTKDGTEIQNPFLTETKWLYLDTYNIAKEVVELIYDKTGVKLPEAEVGFITLHVQSAIGERPYSPFNKKSDLIARTISYAEEKLESPLNKESIYFQRLIHHLKALIDRSIESELPFEKKMIEVLKDESELCYNVARNMVRMIEKATQQQISQIETMYITLFLHRLNKN